AGTTTGGCTTTTTCCGGGGTGAACAACTGGCCCGGTTCCGGGTAGAACAGCAGCGAGCTGCAACCGCTCAGGGCCAGGAGAAGGCAGAAGATGCCGAGGATTCTCATCCGTTGAAACCTCGCAGTGTTATTAGAAATTCGTGAACCGGGCAAACCTGTAGGAGCTGGCTTGCCAGCGATTGCCCCACCGCGATGTGTCAGATGCACCGCGTTATCGTTCTTCGCTGGCAAGCCAGCGCCTACAGAGGGTGTACTTATTAGAGGATATTGGAGTAATCCGCCTCAATCCGGTCCAGGCTCAGGTGATTCAAGAAATTGGAGAAACACATCCAGGCCGACAACGCATTCATATCGCGGAACTGCTCTGGCAGGTACTTCGGTGGTACCACCAGGCCCTCGTCTACCAACTGACGCAAGGTGCGCATGTCTTCCAGCGTGGTCTTGCCGCAAAACAGCAGCGGTATCTGCTCCAGTTTGCCTTTGCGCACGGCCAACTGAATGTAGTTGTAAATCATGATGAAGCCCTTGAGGTAGGACAAGTCTTTGGTAAACGGCAGACCTGTCGGCACCGAGCCGCGGAAAACGCGACTGGTGTTGCTGTAACTCTCGGCCATCTCGAAACCTTGCTCGCGGAAGAACTCGAACACCTGCAGGAAGTCGGCGCCCTCTTCCACCATATGAATGGCGCGAGTGCGGTTGGTCAGTTTGCGCAGGCGACTCGGGTAGGAGGCGAAGGTGATGATTTCCATCAGGATCGCCAGGCCTTCCTGGGTCACCGTGGACGAGGGCGGGCCCTTGGACAGGAAGGTGCAGATCGGCTGGTTCAGACCGTTGAGCGTGGTGCCGACGTGCACCAGGCCTTCGTGGACTTCCAGGGCGCGCACGTCGCGCTCGTTAAACATCGCGTCGGTGCGGATCTTGATGTAGTCGGCGCCCGCCGCCGCATCGGCAACGATGCCGTCGGACTCGAACACCCGAATGGTTTCCTCGGCCTCGCCAAACACTTTGCTCAACCGATGCTGCAGCATACTGACGGCATCTTTGGCGGTGAGGGTTTTCGGTTCGTCTTTCAGGTCACCACGGCCATCGATGTTGTTCAGGTAATCGGAAAGCATCAGGCCCAGGTCGGACAGGGTCGGGTCGCCGGCGTGGAACGCGTCGGACGCGGCACCGTATAACTCTTGGGAAATCAGGCCGAAATCCTCGGTGCCGCGCGCTTCAAGCATGCGCACCACCATCCGGTATTCCTTGCACATGCGGCGCATGATCTGCCCGACAGGGTTGAACTGGCCGAGCTGGCGGGTGATGTCGCGTTCGATGTTCTGGAACTCCAGCTTCACTTTGCTGGAATCGAACGACAGCGGCCGATTGAGGTAATAGT
The Pseudomonas sp. MYb327 DNA segment above includes these coding regions:
- a CDS encoding flavohemoglobin expression-modulating QEGLA motif protein; this translates as MDDYQQSIRILSDRIVLAQTPIRVLDAVKWDENIRKGFLKAKGKEMPAVDRDYYLNRPLSFDSSKVKLEFQNIERDITRQLGQFNPVGQIMRRMCKEYRMVVRMLEARGTEDFGLISQELYGAASDAFHAGDPTLSDLGLMLSDYLNNIDGRGDLKDEPKTLTAKDAVSMLQHRLSKVFGEAEETIRVFESDGIVADAAAGADYIKIRTDAMFNERDVRALEVHEGLVHVGTTLNGLNQPICTFLSKGPPSSTVTQEGLAILMEIITFASYPSRLRKLTNRTRAIHMVEEGADFLQVFEFFREQGFEMAESYSNTSRVFRGSVPTGLPFTKDLSYLKGFIMIYNYIQLAVRKGKLEQIPLLFCGKTTLEDMRTLRQLVDEGLVVPPKYLPEQFRDMNALSAWMCFSNFLNHLSLDRIEADYSNIL